The sequence TTCGGGTTCGGCCCGAAGCGGGCGGTGAGGCGGCCGCGCACGCCGGGGGCGGGTTCGGCCAGAATGAGCTTTTGGCAGGCGGCTGCGACCTGCGCCGCGAACAGCGCCTCGCCGCAGGAATAGTCCAGCACCACGGCGTCCGGCGATGGCACATATTCGAGAATGTCATTGGCGATCACGCGAAAATGGACGTCGCGATGCAGCTTGCTGACATAAATCGTATGCGTGGAATCGTAATAGTCGATCCAGTCGTCCATGTGTCTGTCCGGGTAGGCACGCCCCCGAGACCTGAGCTTTTCGGGAAAAGGGTGCCTTAAAATGAGGGTTCCAGCCGGGGAACCGGCGGGCCTAGGATGGGTTAGATCGTCAGACGAACGATGTCCATGTTCGTCTCTATTCCTCCTCCTAACAGGAAGGTTCGCCGTGAGTAAAACCAAGACTGCAAATCCGGAACTCGACACCCCGACTGATCTGGACGCCTCCGGCGTCGCCAAGGTATCCACCGCGCTCAATACATTGCTGGCCGACGCCTTTGCGCTTTATCTGAAGACAAAGAATTTCCACTGGCACATCAGCGGCAGGCATTTCCGCGACTATCACCTGCTTCTCGACGAGCAGTCCGACCAGATTTTCGCCACCACAGACCAGTTGGCCGAGCGCGTTCGCAAGATCGGGGGCGCCACCATCCGTTCGATCGGCCATATCGCTAAGCTTCAGACACTCAAGGACAATGACGAGAAATTCGTGCCGCCGCGCGAAATGCTGCGTGAGCTGATGGAAGACAACAAGAAGGTCGCGGCTGCGATGCGCAAGGCGCACAAAGTCTGCGATGATGCCGAGGATGTTGCATCCGCCAGCCTGCTGGAGAATTTCATCGACGAAACCGAGCGGCGCACCTGGTTTCTGTTCGAGGCCACCCGTCAGGAAGGCGGCAACGAGGCGTAACGTCTACTCCGCCATTTGAACGATGTGGCAGGTTGTTGTGCCGTGAGCCATGAGCTTGCCTGTGGAATCGAACAGGCGTCCCTCCGCCATTCCTGCCTGACGGCCGGCATGGATGACGCGGCCTTCGCCGCGCACCACGCCGGTTTTCGGCGACATCGGCCGCATGAAGCTGATCTTGTATTCGAGCGTGACCACGCCCTGACCGGGTTTGAGCGACGAATGGATCGCGCCGCCCATGCAGGTGTCGAGCAGCACCGCGGCGTAGCCGCCGTGGGTGATCCCCATCGGATTATTGTGTTCAGGTTTCGGTGTCGCGGTCAGCACGATATGGCCGGGGGCAACCTCGACGATGTCGATCCCGAACAGTTGCGCCATCGGCGGCGGTGGCACCGTGCCATTCTTGATGCCGTTGAAGAAATCGAAGCCGGACATGGGCGCGGATGTCATCTGATCGTGCTCGCGATTTTAAATGATGATTGTCATTTCAAACTAGAATCTTCGACCCCCGCCCGCAAGCCAGGTCACCGGCGGCGTGATGCTTTGCTGAAGAATAGTTCATCGCCTACAATGAATTTGCCAGGGAGCGGATCACTTGCACGCATTCGAATGGTTCATCGGCCTGATGCTAGGTGCCATGCTGCTGTCGGCGCTGGCGCGGCGGATTGGCGTGCCGTATCCGACGTTTCTGGCGCTCGGCGGCGTCGGTATCGCGTTTCTTCCCAATGCGCCGGACTGGACGCTGGAGCCTGACCTCGCGCTGGCGCTGTTCGTGGCGCCGGTGCTGCTCGACGCCGCGTTCGACACTTCGTTGCGCGATCTGCGCGACAACTGGCTTCCGGTCACGATGCTGGTGCTGGCCGCGGTCGGCGTCACCACCGCAGCGGTCGCATTCGTCGCGCACTGGCTGATGCCGGGAATGCCGTGGGCCGCGGCGATTGCTCTGGGCGCCATCGTTGCGCCGCCCGATGCGGCAGCGGCCACCGCGGTGCTGCGCAGTATCAAGCTGCCTTACCGCGTCCTGAAAATTCTCGAAGGCGAGAGCCTGCTCAACGATGCCAGCGCGCTGCTGATCTATCGTGTCGCAGTCGGCGCAGCGCTGGCGTCGTCGCTGAAGGTGAACGATGTCGTTCCTGCGCTGGCGGTCGCGCTGGCAGGAAGTCTGATCGTTGGCTACGTGTTCGCAAAGGTGTCGATGCTCGCGACCGCCCGCATCACGGACGTGCCGACCTCCATCATCATGCAGTTCGCCGGGACGTTCACGGTCTGGATCATCGCCGAACATTTTGCGTTGTCCGGAATTCTCACCATCGTGGTCTATGCCATTACGATGGCGCGTAGCGTGCCGATGCAGACGTCGCCGCGGTTGCGGGTGCCGTCCTATGCGGTGTGGGAAACGGTGGTGTTCCTGCTGAATGTCATGGCGTTCGTGCTGATCGGAATGCAGTTGCGGCCGATCCTGGAGAATCTCGAAACCTCGGTTCGTCACGATTACTTCATCATCGCTGCGGCGGTGCTGGCGACGGTGATCCTGACCCGGATCATTTGGGTGATGGGTTACAACACGGTGCTGCGCGGGACGATCGCCTATTTCGGATTCAGGCCGCGGCGCCTGTCCGAGACACGGCCGAGCGTGAAGGGCGGCGTGCTGATGTCATGGTGCGGCATGCGCGGCATCGTCACGCTCGCGGCCGCCTTCGCATTGCCGGAACGATTTCCCTATCGCGACCTGATCCTGCTGACGGCGTTCGGCGTTGTGCTCGGCACGCTGGTCATTCAAGGACTGACGCTGCGGCCGCTGGTGGCGTGGCTCGCGCTCGATGACGGCGATCCCGTGGGACATGAAGTGGGATGGGCGCGCCGCGCCGCTTTCCATGCCGCGCTGGAGTCGTTCGACGGCAACACCTCCGCCGAGGCGGAACTGCTGCGGCTCGAGTACCGGCAGATGCTGGACAAGGCGGAAAGCAATCCGGACGGCCTGACATCGAGCGAATTGCCCGCCGACCCGCTGCGGCGTCAGGCGATCAGCGCCGCGCGGCGGGTGCTGTTCGAGATGCGCGAGTCCGGTGAGATCGGCGACGACGCGTTTCATCTTTTGGAAGAGGAGTTCGACTGGGCCGAACTCAGCGCGACGGAAGCGTGAGCTGCTTCCCTCTCCCACGAGGGAGAGGAAGCAAAATGTTACGCCCGCTTCTTCTCGCGCATCAGGTCCGAGAATCGCCGGAAGAGGTAGTGGGAGTCACGTGGGCCGGGCGACGCCTCGGGATGATACTGCACCGAGAACACGGGCTTGTCGTTCAGCGCGATGCCGCAGTTCGAATCGTCGAACAGCGAGATATGCGTCTGAGTGACGTTCTTCGGCAGCGTGGTCTTGTCCACCGCGAAGCCGTGGTTCATCGAGGTGATCTCGACCTTGCCGGTCGTGAGATCCTTTACCGGATGGTTGGCGCCGTGATGGCCCTGATGCATCTTCATGGTCTTGCCGCCCAGCGCGAGGCCAAGCATCTGGTGGCCCAGACAAATTCCAAAGGTCGGTGTGCCGGACTCGATCACCTTCTTGATGACCGGCACGGCGTATTCGCCGGTCGCCGCCGGATCGCCGGGGCCGTTCGACAGGAACACGCCGTCCGGCTTCATCGCCAGAATGTCTTCGGCCGAAGTCTTCGCGGTGACGACCGTGACCTTGCAGCCTTCTCCCGCGAGCAGCCGCAGGATGTTGCGCTTGATGCCGTAGTCGATGGCGACGACGTTGAACTCCGGCTTGTCCTGAATGCCGAAGCCCTTGTTCCATTCCCACGGCGTCTCGTCCCAGTTAAAGCGCTGGGCGCTGGTCACCATCGGCACGAGGTCCATGCCCTCGAGGCCGGGCCATTCGCGCGCCTCTTCCTTCAGGCCATGCAGATCGAACTGGCCGTTGTGCGCATGCGCGATCACGGCGTTGGGCATGCCCTTGCTGCGGATCAACGCGGTGAGCGCGCGGGTGTCGATGCCGGCGATGCCGATGATGCCGCGTGCCTTCAGCCAGGCGTCGAGATGCTTCGCGGAGCGATAGTTCGACGGATCGGTGATGCCCGCGCGCAGGATGACGCCGCGCGCGCCCGGCGTCGCCGCCATGTTCACCGTTTCGATGTCTTCGTCGTTGGTTCCGACATTTCCGATATGGGGAAATGTGAAGGTGATGAGCTGCCCGGCATAGGACGGATCGGTGAGGATTTCCTCGTAACCGGTCATCGCCGTGTTGAAGCAGACTTCGCCGACCGCCTGGCCTTCCGCGCCGAGGCCGAAGCCTTCCAGCACGGTGCCATCGGCGAGCACGAGGAGCGCGGTCGGTTTCAGGTCCGGCCAGGCTGAGGAATTGTCTGATGTCGTCATAAGTGCATCACATAACCCCTGTGCCGCGGCGCGTCAAAGGCAGAAGGGCCGGAAATTCATGCCATTTGCACATATTTGACAGCCGCCGAACGCTCCCTAATCTGCGCCCCGCGCGGCCATTCGAAAAGAGCCGCAGGCGGGTTTGGAGACACCTCATGAATATGGCGGCGAACGCAACGGATTTTGCGCAGCTTCATTCGGGCGGCACGATGGGAAGCCTCATCATCAACGCGGTGGCGCGGTTCGGCGACCGGCCGGCGCTTGCCGACGGCAACGTCAACTGGAGCTACCGCGAATTCGGTGACGCGATGGGCCGCTTCATCACTGTATTCCGTTCGCTTGGCCTGAAGAAGGGCAATGCGCTGTCGATCCTGTCCGGCAATCGCGCAGAATCGTGGGCCGCGATCTGTGCCGCCATGGTGATGGGCATGCGCTACACGCCGCTGCATCCGATGGCAGCGGAGGACGATCACGCCTTCATTATCGAGGACGCCGAAGTCGATGCGCTCATTGTCGATGCCGGCAAATTCGGGGCGCGCGGGCTTGCGATCAAATCCCGCGTCGGCGGCCTGAAGCATCTCCTGTCGTTCGGTCCGCTGGCCGGCGCGCATGATCTGTCGCCGGATCTGTCGACCGCGAAGCCCGCGCCACTGGTCGATGAAGGTGGCGCGGCGGATCTGGCTTTCATCGCCTATACCGGCGGCACCACGGGACGTTCCAAGGGCGTAATGATGCCGCATCGCGTGCTGATGACCATGACATTGCAGATGTTCTCGGACTGGGACTGGCCGCCGCAGGACATCCGCTATCTTGCCGCGACGCCGATCAGCCACGCCGCCGGAGTCACGCTGTTCCCCGTGATGATGCGCGGCGGCTACGCGCGGCTGGTGCAGGGCTTCGAGACAGAAACCTATTGCCGCGTGGTCGCCGAAGAAAAGATGAATACCACGCTGCTGGTGCCGACGCTGATCTATGCCCTGATCGACGCCGTCGATCTTCGCGCGCGCTACGACATGTCGTCGTTGCAGACGATCATCTATGGCGCCGCTCCCATGTCGCCGGACCGCCTGCGCGAAGGCATGAAAATTTTCGGCAAGGTGTTCGTGCAGCTTTACGGCCAGACCGAAGCGCCGCAGGTCATCACCTCGATGCGCAAGATCGACCATGACGACTCTAAGCCTGGCCGGCTCGGCTCCTGCGGCCGGCCCAGCCTGTTCGTCGACGTGAAGTTGTTCGATTCCGAAATGCGCGAAGTCGCGACCGGCGAGCCGGGCGAAATCTGCGTGCGCGGGCCACTGGTGATGGACGGTTACTGGAAACGCCCGGAGGCCAACGCCGAAACGTTGCGCGGCGGCTGGCTGCACACCGGCGACGTCGCGGTGAAGGACGACGAGGGATACTTCTATATCGTCGACCGCACCAAGGACATGATCATCTCCGGCGGCTTTAATATCTATCCGCGCGAGGTCGAGGATGCGCTGATGTCGCATCCTTCGGTGGCGTCCGCCGCGGTGATCGGAATTCCGGACGACAAGTGGGGCGAGGCGGTGAAGGGATTTGTCGTTCTCAAGGCCGGTGCAAATTCCGGCGCCGCCGAACTTCAGGCCCATGTGAAGGACAAGCGCGGCGCGCCATGGTCGCCGAAAACCATCGATTTCGTCGACACTATCCCGGTCACCGGGCTGGGCAAGATCGACCGCAAGGCGCTGCGCGCGCCTTACTGGGAAGGCCGCAAGCGGGGGGTGGCGTGATGGATTGTAACTGGCGTCGCGCGATGCATGCGACACATTGAGGTTGTCATGCGCGGGCTTGACCCGCGCATCTATCCTGAGAAGCAGCCTTTCAAGCGATGGATTGCCGGGTCAAGCCCGGCAATGACAGAACAGGAAACGTCTCATGCTCAACATGCTTCCCGTCGTGCTCGTCCCCGGTCTGGCCTGTTCGCCGCGCATCTATGCGCTGCAGATTCCGGATCTATGGCGCGCAGCCCCGGTACATCTCGCCAATCATGCACGCGGCGGCGACATGGCCACCATCGCGCGGCGCATTCTGGCGGAAGCGCCGTTGCGCTTTGCACTCGCCGGTCATTCGATGGGCGGCTACATCGCGCTGGAGATGTTCCGGCAGGCGCCTGAGCGGATCGGACGGCTGGCGCTGCTCAACACCTCGGCGCGGCCGGAGACGCCGGAAGCAACCGAGCGCCGCCGCAGCTGGATCGCCGAGGTCAAGGCGGGCGGTTACCGCACGGTGATGGACCGCCTGTTCGAGAAGTTCGTGCATCCGGCGCTGGCGCGGGATGCGGGTTTGCACCGGATCGTCCTCGACATGGCCGATGATGTCGGACCCGACGCCTTCGTCTGGCAGCTCGAGGCGATCATGACGCGGGCCGATTCGCGGCCGACACTGACGCAGATCAAATGCCCGACGCTGGTGCTGACCTGCGACACCGACAACATGGTCCCGAACGAGTTTTCGACCGAGATCGCCGCCGGCATCGCAGGCGCGAAGCTGGTCACGATCCCGGATTGCGGCCATCTCCCGCAACTCGAGAAGCCGCAGGCGATGACCGATGCGCTGCTCGACTGGCTGGAGATGTAGCGCCGTTGGTTGTGCGGGCGCGCAAAACGCCCTAAATCAGCGGCAACCCGATTTGAACGAGGCGGCCGCTGATGCCGCAAGGAGGCCGGATGCTGCGCGATGACATCAACAACGCCGTCAAGGACGCGATGAGAGCGAAGGAGGAACGCAAGCTCTCGACGCTGCGCATGATCAACTCGTCGCTCAAGAATGCCGACATCGAGGCGCGCGGGCAAAGCAAGCCGCCGCTGTCCGACGAGGATATTCTCGGGCTGCTGCAAAAGATGATCAAGCAGCGTCAAGAATCGGTCGCGCTCTACGACAAGGGCGGCCGTCCGGAGCTTGCCGCGCAGGAGCGCGAGGAGATCGCGGTGATCTCGGCCTATCTGCCGAAGCAGATGTCCGATGATGAAGTGAAGGCCGCCATCGCCGCAACCGTGACGGAAACCGGCGCCGCCGGCATGAAAGACATGGGCAAGGTGATCGCTGCGCTGAAAGCGAAGTACGCCGGGCAGATGGATTTCGGCAAGGCCAGCGGACTGGTGAAGGCCGCGCTGGCGGGGTGACATCTTTCTTCACCTCTCCCCGCTTGCGGGGAGAGGTCGCGAGCCGTCAGGCGAGCGGGTGAGGGGTTTTTCAAGTGTGCCCCTCACCCGGAGGCGGGGTTTGCTCGTTGAATAAGAGACGAAGGCTCCCATGCTCACCGAAACCGACAACTACGACGAGCTTTACAAGAACTTCCGCTGGGAGATTCCGGCGAGGTTCAACATGGCGACCGCCTGCTGCGACCGCCATGCCGACGGCTCCGGCAAGCTCGCGCTGATCTATGTCGACGAGGACGGCGGCACGCAGCGGCTGTCGTTCGACGAGATCAGCGCGCTGTCGAAGAGCTTCGCCAACGTACTGAAGGCCGACGGCCTCGCGCGCGGCGATCGCGTTGCGGTGTTCCTGTCGCAGTCGGTCGAACTGCCGATCGCGCATCTTGCCGCGTTCCGCTCTGGCCTCGTCTCGGTGCCGCTGTTCACGCTGTTCGGCGAGGACGCGCTGGAATTCCGCCTCTCCAATTCCGGCGCGAAAGCGGTCATCACCGACGAAGGCGGCTGGGAGAAGCTGTCGAAAATTCGCGACCGTCTGCCTCATCTCCAGGACATCTATGTCACCAGCGGCGCGCTTCATGCGGGCGCCAAATCGTTCTGGCAGGCCATCGAGGATGCGTCGGAGGATTTTTCGACCGTCGATACCAGCGCCGACGATCCCGCCATCATCATCTACACGTCAGGTACAACCGGAAATCCCAAGGGGGCCCTGCACGCCCATCGCGTGCTGCTCGGCCACTTGCCGAATGTCGAGATGGCGCACGATTTCTTCCCCAAGCCCGGCGACCTGATGTGGACCCCGGCGGACTGGGCCTGGATCGGCGGGCTATTCGATGCGCTGTTTCCGGCGTGGTATCACGGCGTGCCGATGCTCGGTCATCGCGCCAGGAAGTTCGAGCCGCAGGCGGCGATGCAACTGATGGCGGATCACGGCGTGCGCAACGTGTTTCTGCCGCCGACCGCGTTGAAGCTGATGCGGCAGGCAGAGGTGAAGCGCGACGGCGTGAAGCTGCGCAGCATCTTCACCGGCGGCGAGTCGCTCGGCGCCGAACTGCTTGACTGGGTGCGCGCTACGTTCGGCGTCAATGCGCATGAAATCTACGGCCAGACCGAATGCAATCTCGTGGTCGGCAACAATTCCAACCTGTTTCCCATCAAGCCGGGATCGATGGGCAAGCCGACGCCGGGCTTCGATGTGCAGATCGTCAATGAGAAGGGCGAGATCCAGCCGCGCGGCCAGCGCGGCGTCATCGGTGTGCGCGTGCCCAATCCGGTGGCGATGATCGAATACTGGAAAAATCCGGACGCGACCGCGAAGAAAGTCGCCGGCGGCTTCCTGCTGACCGGCGATCTCGGGGTGCAGGATGACGACGGCTATTTCTGGTACGTCAGCCGCGAGGACGACGTGATCACCAGCGCCGGTTACCGGATCGGTCCATCCGAAATCGAACATACATTGATGAAGCATCCGGCGGTGGCGATGTCGGCCGTGGTCGGGATTCCCGATCCGATCCGCACCGAGGCGATCAAGGCGTGGATCGTGCTGCGTCCCGGTTTCGCCGCAAGCGATGCGCTCGCCAAAGAGATTCAGGATTTCGTCAAGGTGCAACTCGCCGCGCACGAATATCCGCGCCACATCCAGTTCGCGGACACTTTGCCGATGACGGCGACCGGCAAGGTGCTACGGCGGGAATTGCGGACGCTCGGCTGACGGCAGTTTGACCTGAATCAATCATCGCGCCGCGCACGCCTGCATGAATGCGCCATCGTGTGTGACGCTGGGGGCAGCCATGGCATCGGTTTCGGGGAAGATTGATCCTGTGGTGCGGCGCATCACGGCCGCTGATATTGCCGAGGCATTCAGCCGCGGCCTGCGCGACTTCCAGGCTGCGCCGCTCTATGGGCTTGCGTTCGGCGCGCTCTACGCCGGTGGCGGCATCGCGATCATGCTCAGCCTCACCGCGCTCGGCATGGTCTATCTCGCCTATCCGCTCGCGGCGGGCTTCGCGCTGATCGGGCCGTTCGTGGCCATCGGTCTTTATGAGGTGAGCCGCCGGCTGGAAGCGGGCCAGCGCCCGACGCCGCGTGATATCTGGTCGGCCATTACCTCGCGCGCCGAGATCGGATGGATGGCCTTCGTCACGCTGTTCGTGTTCGTGGTGTGGATGTACCAGGTCCGGCTGCTGATCGCGCTGATCCTCGGCGTCAGCGCGTCGTTCGCCAGCATCCGCGATTTTATCACGGTGGTGCTGACCACCAACGAGGGGCTGCTGTTTCTGCTGATCGGCAATATCGAGGGCGCGGTGCTGTCGCTGATCCTGTTCTCGCTGACCGTGGTGTCGTTTCCGCTGCTGCTGGACCGGGACGTCGATTTCGTCACTGCAATGATCACCAGCGTGCGTGCCGTGGTCATGAGCCCGCTGCCGATGATCGCCTGGGCGGCGATCATCGTGATGTTGCTGGTGGTCTCGGCGATGCCGTATTTCCTCGGGCTGGTGGTGACGTTGCCGGTGCTTGGCCACACGACATGGCACCTCTATCGCCGCATCGTGGCGCCGCTGCCGGAAGCCTGACGCGCGCTGCACCTCGACGCCGAAACCCGAGAAGTACTGACGGCTGTATTCCGCCGACGTCAGTGCTTCCCAGATATTCTCCGG is a genomic window of Bradyrhizobium sp. G127 containing:
- a CDS encoding sodium:proton antiporter, with amino-acid sequence MHAFEWFIGLMLGAMLLSALARRIGVPYPTFLALGGVGIAFLPNAPDWTLEPDLALALFVAPVLLDAAFDTSLRDLRDNWLPVTMLVLAAVGVTTAAVAFVAHWLMPGMPWAAAIALGAIVAPPDAAAATAVLRSIKLPYRVLKILEGESLLNDASALLIYRVAVGAALASSLKVNDVVPALAVALAGSLIVGYVFAKVSMLATARITDVPTSIIMQFAGTFTVWIIAEHFALSGILTIVVYAITMARSVPMQTSPRLRVPSYAVWETVVFLLNVMAFVLIGMQLRPILENLETSVRHDYFIIAAAVLATVILTRIIWVMGYNTVLRGTIAYFGFRPRRLSETRPSVKGGVLMSWCGMRGIVTLAAAFALPERFPYRDLILLTAFGVVLGTLVIQGLTLRPLVAWLALDDGDPVGHEVGWARRAAFHAALESFDGNTSAEAELLRLEYRQMLDKAESNPDGLTSSELPADPLRRQAISAARRVLFEMRESGEIGDDAFHLLEEEFDWAELSATEA
- a CDS encoding alpha/beta fold hydrolase — translated: MLNMLPVVLVPGLACSPRIYALQIPDLWRAAPVHLANHARGGDMATIARRILAEAPLRFALAGHSMGGYIALEMFRQAPERIGRLALLNTSARPETPEATERRRSWIAEVKAGGYRTVMDRLFEKFVHPALARDAGLHRIVLDMADDVGPDAFVWQLEAIMTRADSRPTLTQIKCPTLVLTCDTDNMVPNEFSTEIAAGIAGAKLVTIPDCGHLPQLEKPQAMTDALLDWLEM
- the carA gene encoding glutamine-hydrolyzing carbamoyl-phosphate synthase small subunit, producing MTTSDNSSAWPDLKPTALLVLADGTVLEGFGLGAEGQAVGEVCFNTAMTGYEEILTDPSYAGQLITFTFPHIGNVGTNDEDIETVNMAATPGARGVILRAGITDPSNYRSAKHLDAWLKARGIIGIAGIDTRALTALIRSKGMPNAVIAHAHNGQFDLHGLKEEAREWPGLEGMDLVPMVTSAQRFNWDETPWEWNKGFGIQDKPEFNVVAIDYGIKRNILRLLAGEGCKVTVVTAKTSAEDILAMKPDGVFLSNGPGDPAATGEYAVPVIKKVIESGTPTFGICLGHQMLGLALGGKTMKMHQGHHGANHPVKDLTTGKVEITSMNHGFAVDKTTLPKNVTQTHISLFDDSNCGIALNDKPVFSVQYHPEASPGPRDSHYLFRRFSDLMREKKRA
- a CDS encoding AMP-binding protein, translated to MNMAANATDFAQLHSGGTMGSLIINAVARFGDRPALADGNVNWSYREFGDAMGRFITVFRSLGLKKGNALSILSGNRAESWAAICAAMVMGMRYTPLHPMAAEDDHAFIIEDAEVDALIVDAGKFGARGLAIKSRVGGLKHLLSFGPLAGAHDLSPDLSTAKPAPLVDEGGAADLAFIAYTGGTTGRSKGVMMPHRVLMTMTLQMFSDWDWPPQDIRYLAATPISHAAGVTLFPVMMRGGYARLVQGFETETYCRVVAEEKMNTTLLVPTLIYALIDAVDLRARYDMSSLQTIIYGAAPMSPDRLREGMKIFGKVFVQLYGQTEAPQVITSMRKIDHDDSKPGRLGSCGRPSLFVDVKLFDSEMREVATGEPGEICVRGPLVMDGYWKRPEANAETLRGGWLHTGDVAVKDDEGYFYIVDRTKDMIISGGFNIYPREVEDALMSHPSVASAAVIGIPDDKWGEAVKGFVVLKAGANSGAAELQAHVKDKRGAPWSPKTIDFVDTIPVTGLGKIDRKALRAPYWEGRKRGVA
- a CDS encoding DUF2189 domain-containing protein: MASVSGKIDPVVRRITAADIAEAFSRGLRDFQAAPLYGLAFGALYAGGGIAIMLSLTALGMVYLAYPLAAGFALIGPFVAIGLYEVSRRLEAGQRPTPRDIWSAITSRAEIGWMAFVTLFVFVVWMYQVRLLIALILGVSASFASIRDFITVVLTTNEGLLFLLIGNIEGAVLSLILFSLTVVSFPLLLDRDVDFVTAMITSVRAVVMSPLPMIAWAAIIVMLLVVSAMPYFLGLVVTLPVLGHTTWHLYRRIVAPLPEA
- a CDS encoding acyl-CoA synthetase → MLTETDNYDELYKNFRWEIPARFNMATACCDRHADGSGKLALIYVDEDGGTQRLSFDEISALSKSFANVLKADGLARGDRVAVFLSQSVELPIAHLAAFRSGLVSVPLFTLFGEDALEFRLSNSGAKAVITDEGGWEKLSKIRDRLPHLQDIYVTSGALHAGAKSFWQAIEDASEDFSTVDTSADDPAIIIYTSGTTGNPKGALHAHRVLLGHLPNVEMAHDFFPKPGDLMWTPADWAWIGGLFDALFPAWYHGVPMLGHRARKFEPQAAMQLMADHGVRNVFLPPTALKLMRQAEVKRDGVKLRSIFTGGESLGAELLDWVRATFGVNAHEIYGQTECNLVVGNNSNLFPIKPGSMGKPTPGFDVQIVNEKGEIQPRGQRGVIGVRVPNPVAMIEYWKNPDATAKKVAGGFLLTGDLGVQDDDGYFWYVSREDDVITSAGYRIGPSEIEHTLMKHPAVAMSAVVGIPDPIRTEAIKAWIVLRPGFAASDALAKEIQDFVKVQLAAHEYPRHIQFADTLPMTATGKVLRRELRTLG
- a CDS encoding DNA starvation/stationary phase protection protein, whose amino-acid sequence is MSKTKTANPELDTPTDLDASGVAKVSTALNTLLADAFALYLKTKNFHWHISGRHFRDYHLLLDEQSDQIFATTDQLAERVRKIGGATIRSIGHIAKLQTLKDNDEKFVPPREMLRELMEDNKKVAAAMRKAHKVCDDAEDVASASLLENFIDETERRTWFLFEATRQEGGNEA
- a CDS encoding GatB/YqeY domain-containing protein; translated protein: MLRDDINNAVKDAMRAKEERKLSTLRMINSSLKNADIEARGQSKPPLSDEDILGLLQKMIKQRQESVALYDKGGRPELAAQEREEIAVISAYLPKQMSDDEVKAAIAATVTETGAAGMKDMGKVIAALKAKYAGQMDFGKASGLVKAALAG
- a CDS encoding PaaI family thioesterase — encoded protein: MTSAPMSGFDFFNGIKNGTVPPPPMAQLFGIDIVEVAPGHIVLTATPKPEHNNPMGITHGGYAAVLLDTCMGGAIHSSLKPGQGVVTLEYKISFMRPMSPKTGVVRGEGRVIHAGRQAGMAEGRLFDSTGKLMAHGTTTCHIVQMAE